One genomic window of Brienomyrus brachyistius isolate T26 chromosome 16, BBRACH_0.4, whole genome shotgun sequence includes the following:
- the LOC125710207 gene encoding OX-2 membrane glycoprotein-like isoform X2 encodes MTVFSINDLGFTELVRTQRLVMASLGDDVNIACELTQQKNVKQVTWQRVSEQTSENMATYSERFGSKITESFRKNVSFMETELQQSAIVIRRVQWSDESCYKCLFNVFPDGAISGRTCLNIYELHNPVFEVTPVNVGDDRRLSLSCSATGRPAPKVSWSIEDSALENSTTLYTKNPNGTITVTKTATVQITPTLLANTTQIKCAAQQEFGERKEIFITIPNDDITSDTRHTVFSYAVPVLGVLCGFLGLFLCVSRRNLKVCCFVYSAGHVRVNACTFCLVKICTLYNCGNCLEWLFFSV; translated from the exons ATGACGGTCTTTTCCATTAATGATTTAGGCTTTACAGAACTCGTGAGAACACAGCGACTTGTGATGGCTTCCCTTGGAGACGACGTTAACATCGCATGTGAGCTTACACAACAGAAAAATGTGAAACAAGTGACCTGGCAGAGAGTGTCGGAGCAGACGAGCGAAAACATGGCAACGTACAGTGAACGTTTTGGTTCGAAAATCACCGAGTCCTTcagaaaaaatgtcagtttcatGGAAACGGAGCTGCAGCAATCTGCCATAGTTATTAGGAGAGTCCAatggagtgatgaatcatgcTACAAGTGTCTGTTTAATGTCTTTCCTGATGGAGCTATCAGTGGGAGGACCTGCCTCAATATCTATG aactacACAATCCCGTATTTGAAGTAACTCCAGTCAATGTCGGGGATGACAGGAGATTATCGCTTTCCTGCTCTGCCACCGGAAGACCTGCACCAAAGGTCTCATGGAGTATTGAAGATTCTGCTCTGGAAAATTCTACAACGTTGTATACCAAAAATCCTAATGGAACTATAACCGTTACTAAAACTGCTACAGTTCAAATAACCCCCACACTTCTTGCAAATACAACGCAAATCAAATGTGCAGCACAGCAAGAATTTGGAGAAAGGAAAGAAATTTTCATTACAATCCCAAATG atgaCATAACATCAGATACAAGACATACAGTCTTCTCATACGCTGTCCCTG TTCTCGGAGTCCTTTGTGGTTTCCTTGGATTATTTCTATGCGTGTCAAGGAGAAATTTAAAGGTCTGTTGTTTTGTCTATAGTGCTGGACATGTCAGGGTTAATGCGTGTACCTTTTGTTTAGTTAAAATCTGCACACTGTACAACTGCGGGAATTGCCTCGAATGGTTATTTTTTTCAGTCTAG
- the LOC125710210 gene encoding uncharacterized protein LOC125710210 isoform X2: MWTFISILIIPVTFCHLTKGESQKALRCTSEKASTDSATQDAFTEYRSEYFDLNSSVTLNCSNKTWASILFITWMIDIDGKQCQMAHSDNDSKHDTCNDGKILRNNANGETYLYIPHFTKRDEGRYQCETVYNGGSSKVVINVSAKVPQQIMSHPSWTENYTDTLQLPSRRNFNVWQWIIIYLTLICFLMGIFVGLYVLRNHLSKIRNCCKFGTSAAPPLRQPQKRW, translated from the exons ATGTGGACGTTTATTTCCATTCTGATTATACCTGTCACCTTCTGTCACCTGACAaaag GTGAAAGCCAGAAAGCCTTGCGTTGTACTAGTGAAAAAGCTAGTACAGATTCCGCGACGCAAGATG CATTTACAGAATACAGAAGTGAGTACTTTGACTTGAATAGCAGCGTTACTCTGAACTGCTCCAATAAGACATGGGCTTCGATTCTCTTCATTACCTGGATGATAGACATTGACGGAAAGCAGTGTCAAATGGCTCATAGTGATAACGATTCTAAACATGACACATGTAACGATGGAAAGATCCTGCGCAACAACGCAAACGGAGAAACATACCTGTACATTCCTCACTTTACAAAACGAGATGAAGGACGGTATCAGTGTGAGACAGTGTACAACGGTGGATCCAGTAAAGTAGTAATAAATGTATCTGCCAAAG TCCCTCAACAGATAATGTCAcaccccagctggacagagaattATACAGACACACTTCAGCTCCCCA GCAGAAGAAACTTCAATGTCTGGCAGTGGATAATTATTTATCTCACCCTAATCTGCTTTTTAATGGGCATTTTTGTTGGACTTTATGTCTTAAGAAACCATCTCAGCAAGATAAG AAATTGCTGCAAGTTTGGCACGTCAGCTGCCCCCCCACTCCGCCAACCACAAAAACGTTGGTGA
- the LOC125710210 gene encoding uncharacterized protein LOC125710210 isoform X1, with product MWTFISILIIPVTFCHLTKGESQKALRCTSEKASTDSATQDAFTEYRSEYFDLNSSVTLNCSNKTWASILFITWMIDIDGKQCQMAHSDNDSKHDTCNDGKILRNNANGETYLYIPHFTKRDEGRYQCETVYNGGSSKVVINVSAKGKKKFPQQIMSHPSWTENYTDTLQLPSRRNFNVWQWIIIYLTLICFLMGIFVGLYVLRNHLSKIRNCCKFGTSAAPPLRQPQKRW from the exons ATGTGGACGTTTATTTCCATTCTGATTATACCTGTCACCTTCTGTCACCTGACAaaag GTGAAAGCCAGAAAGCCTTGCGTTGTACTAGTGAAAAAGCTAGTACAGATTCCGCGACGCAAGATG CATTTACAGAATACAGAAGTGAGTACTTTGACTTGAATAGCAGCGTTACTCTGAACTGCTCCAATAAGACATGGGCTTCGATTCTCTTCATTACCTGGATGATAGACATTGACGGAAAGCAGTGTCAAATGGCTCATAGTGATAACGATTCTAAACATGACACATGTAACGATGGAAAGATCCTGCGCAACAACGCAAACGGAGAAACATACCTGTACATTCCTCACTTTACAAAACGAGATGAAGGACGGTATCAGTGTGAGACAGTGTACAACGGTGGATCCAGTAAAGTAGTAATAAATGTATCTGCCAAAGGTAAGAAAAAAT TCCCTCAACAGATAATGTCAcaccccagctggacagagaattATACAGACACACTTCAGCTCCCCA GCAGAAGAAACTTCAATGTCTGGCAGTGGATAATTATTTATCTCACCCTAATCTGCTTTTTAATGGGCATTTTTGTTGGACTTTATGTCTTAAGAAACCATCTCAGCAAGATAAG AAATTGCTGCAAGTTTGGCACGTCAGCTGCCCCCCCACTCCGCCAACCACAAAAACGTTGGTGA
- the LOC125710209 gene encoding uncharacterized protein LOC125710209 encodes MQDAFTEYRSEYFGLNSSVTLNCSNKTLASILFITWTIDIDGKQCQMAHSDNDSKHDTCKDGKILRNNTNGETYLYIPHFTKRDEGRYQCETVFNGGSSKVVINVSAKVPLQISTRLDLDHREAVCSAAGVKSNVSISWRTAWDTTVTSSSVPNPDGSYTTESRLKLPDHVHGTELHCIVTHPSWTENYTETLQLPNPLKGRTIEAWQWIIIFLDLCCFSVGIIIGLYIIWEHLSKISRSCCNSRTSATPPTHPTPSDPKTLVKVCKGRQ; translated from the exons ATGCAAGATG CATTTACAGAATACAGAAGTGAGTACTTTGGCTTAAATAGCAGCGTTACTCTGAACTGCTCCAATAAGACATTGGCTTCGATTCTCTTCATTACCTGGACGATAGACATTGACGGAAAGCAGTGTCAAATGGCTCATAGTGATAACGATTCTAAACATGATACATGTAAAGATGGAAAGATCCTGCGCAACAACACAAATGGAGAAACATACCTGTACATTCCTCACTTTACAAAACGAGATGAAGGACGGTATCAGTGTGAGACTGTGTTCAACGGTGGATCCAGTAAAGTAGTAATAAATGTATCTGCCAAAG TCCCTCTACAGATTTCCACCAGACTGGACCTTGACCACAGAGAAGCTGTGTGTTCAGCTGCAGGGGTTAAATCAAACGTCTCCATCTCATGGAGAACTGCGTGGGACACCACTGTAACCAGCAGCTCTGTACCCAACCCAGATGGCTCCTACACCACGGAGAGCCGACTCAAACTGCCCGACCATGTGCATGGTACCGAGCTGCACTGCATAGTGACAcaccccagctggacagagaattACACAGAGACACTTCAACTCCCTA ATCCATTAAAAGGCAGAACCATTGAAGCCTGGCAGTGGATAATTATATTTCTGGATTTATGTTGCTTTTCAGTGGGTATTATTATTGGACTTTATATTATATGGGAACATCTCAGCAAGATCAG CAGAAGCTGCTGCAACTCCAGGACATCagctaccccccccacccaccccactcCGTCAGACCCCAAAACGTTGGTAAAGGTGTGTAAAGGCCGGCAGTAG
- the LOC125710207 gene encoding nectin-1-like isoform X1 translates to MCSMRLRIKKKNLMDFLHSFVRIMVSLLMVSPPGFTELVRTQRLVMASLGDDVNIACELTQQKNVKQVTWQRVSEQTSENMATYSERFGSKITESFRKNVSFMETELQQSAIVIRRVQWSDESCYKCLFNVFPDGAISGRTCLNIYELHNPVFEVTPVNVGDDRRLSLSCSATGRPAPKVSWSIEDSALENSTTLYTKNPNGTITVTKTATVQITPTLLANTTQIKCAAQQEFGERKEIFITIPNDDITSDTRHTVFSYAVPVLGVLCGFLGLFLCVSRRNLKPLRGERTVAELLPSHHPVGDLDNPENHRRRSLFTIRHL, encoded by the exons ATGTGTAGTATGCGATTgagaattaaaaagaaaaatttaATGGATTTCCTTCATTCTTTTGTCAGGATCATGGTTTCACTTCTCATGGTCTCCCCTCCTG GCTTTACAGAACTCGTGAGAACACAGCGACTTGTGATGGCTTCCCTTGGAGACGACGTTAACATCGCATGTGAGCTTACACAACAGAAAAATGTGAAACAAGTGACCTGGCAGAGAGTGTCGGAGCAGACGAGCGAAAACATGGCAACGTACAGTGAACGTTTTGGTTCGAAAATCACCGAGTCCTTcagaaaaaatgtcagtttcatGGAAACGGAGCTGCAGCAATCTGCCATAGTTATTAGGAGAGTCCAatggagtgatgaatcatgcTACAAGTGTCTGTTTAATGTCTTTCCTGATGGAGCTATCAGTGGGAGGACCTGCCTCAATATCTATG aactacACAATCCCGTATTTGAAGTAACTCCAGTCAATGTCGGGGATGACAGGAGATTATCGCTTTCCTGCTCTGCCACCGGAAGACCTGCACCAAAGGTCTCATGGAGTATTGAAGATTCTGCTCTGGAAAATTCTACAACGTTGTATACCAAAAATCCTAATGGAACTATAACCGTTACTAAAACTGCTACAGTTCAAATAACCCCCACACTTCTTGCAAATACAACGCAAATCAAATGTGCAGCACAGCAAGAATTTGGAGAAAGGAAAGAAATTTTCATTACAATCCCAAATG atgaCATAACATCAGATACAAGACATACAGTCTTCTCATACGCTGTCCCTG TTCTCGGAGTCCTTTGTGGTTTCCTTGGATTATTTCTATGCGTGTCAAGGAGAAATTTAAAG CCACTGCGTGGTGAGCGAACTGTTGCAGAATTGCTGCCGTCACATCATCCAG TGGGTGATCTGGATAACCCAGAAAATCACAGGAGGAGATCTCTATTCACTATAAGACATCTATGA